The following are encoded in a window of Mycolicibacterium tusciae JS617 genomic DNA:
- a CDS encoding phosphoribosylaminoimidazolesuccinocarboxamide synthase has protein sequence MRPALSDYQHLASGKVRELYRIDDGHLLFVATDRISAFDYILDSQIPDKGRILTAMSVFFFDYVDAPNHLAGPPDDERIPEEVLGRALVVTELEMMPVEAVARGYLTGSGLIDYEKTGSVCGIALPPGLVEASKFAQPLFTPATKAELGAHDENISFNDVIEMVGAVRANQLRERTLQTYIQGADHALTKGIIVADTKFEFGVDKDGNLRLADEIFTPDSSRYWRADEYRAGVVQNSFDKQFVRNWLIGPDSGWDRHGDKPPPPLPADIVDATRARYIEAYERISGLKFDEWIGVSA, from the coding sequence ATGCGCCCCGCTCTGTCCGACTACCAGCATCTGGCCAGCGGCAAGGTTCGCGAGTTGTATCGGATCGACGACGGGCACCTGCTGTTTGTCGCCACCGATCGCATTTCGGCCTTCGACTACATCCTCGATAGTCAGATCCCCGACAAAGGCCGGATTCTGACCGCCATGAGCGTGTTCTTCTTCGACTACGTCGACGCCCCCAACCATCTGGCAGGCCCACCCGACGACGAGCGCATCCCCGAGGAGGTGCTGGGCCGCGCGCTGGTGGTCACCGAACTCGAGATGATGCCCGTGGAGGCGGTGGCCCGCGGCTACCTGACCGGCTCCGGGCTGATCGACTACGAGAAGACTGGCTCGGTGTGCGGCATCGCGCTGCCGCCGGGTTTGGTCGAAGCAAGCAAGTTCGCCCAGCCGTTGTTCACCCCTGCGACCAAAGCCGAACTCGGCGCGCACGACGAGAACATTTCGTTCAACGACGTGATCGAGATGGTCGGCGCCGTGCGAGCCAACCAACTGCGTGAGCGCACGCTGCAGACCTACATCCAGGGCGCCGACCACGCGCTGACCAAGGGCATCATCGTCGCCGACACCAAGTTCGAGTTCGGCGTCGACAAAGACGGCAACCTGCGTCTGGCCGACGAGATCTTCACGCCGGACTCGTCGCGTTACTGGCGCGCCGACGAGTACCGGGCAGGTGTCGTGCAGAACAGCTTCGACAAACAGTTCGTCCGTAACTGGTTGATCGGCCCGGATTCCGGCTGGGACCGCCACGGGGACAAACCCCCACCGCCCCTGCCCGCCGACATCGTCGACGCGACCCGTGCGCGTTATATCGAAGCCTACGAACGCATCTCGGGCCTGAAGTTCGACGAATGGATCGGTGTCAGCGCGTGA
- a CDS encoding type IV toxin-antitoxin system AbiEi family antitoxin domain-containing protein: MLENYLRDQDGIITLAQAREAGLSQDAVNRRVRSGAWLRCTPGVFFADDRPFTESARIRAAVWSYGSLATASGLAAAWWHGITRYAPDVVEVTVPKVSNHRRRYGVRTRRRDLSPKDIVERNGLRVTTLPLTVVEAAVRQRGGAKVMDRALQGDLELRDLWRAHLRNKGRHGSPAARRLLQAASDGARSEAERLLVRLLRAAKISGWKANYPVCGYVVDVAFPKQKVAIEVDGWAFHSDQAAFQNDRNRQNRIALSGWQVLRFTWLDLTEHPQRVIAEIARALHQPR, encoded by the coding sequence GTGCTTGAGAACTACCTCCGCGACCAGGACGGCATCATCACGCTCGCCCAAGCTCGAGAGGCCGGCCTCAGCCAGGACGCCGTCAACAGACGGGTCCGATCAGGCGCATGGCTTCGATGCACGCCCGGTGTCTTCTTCGCCGACGATCGACCGTTCACCGAGTCGGCGAGGATTCGTGCTGCCGTTTGGTCGTACGGCTCACTGGCAACCGCGAGCGGACTGGCCGCCGCGTGGTGGCATGGGATCACTCGATACGCACCGGACGTCGTTGAAGTAACAGTGCCGAAAGTGAGCAATCATCGACGGCGGTATGGCGTGCGTACACGCAGACGCGACCTTTCGCCGAAGGACATCGTCGAACGCAACGGCCTGCGGGTAACGACGCTGCCTTTGACGGTTGTCGAGGCGGCCGTTCGGCAGCGCGGAGGTGCCAAGGTGATGGACAGAGCACTACAGGGTGACCTCGAGCTGCGTGATCTGTGGCGCGCACACCTTCGCAACAAGGGCCGCCACGGCTCTCCTGCGGCCCGCCGCCTGTTGCAGGCGGCATCCGATGGCGCGCGCTCCGAAGCCGAACGCCTACTGGTGCGACTGCTGCGGGCCGCCAAGATATCCGGCTGGAAGGCGAACTACCCCGTCTGCGGATACGTGGTCGATGTCGCTTTCCCGAAGCAAAAGGTGGCGATCGAGGTCGACGGCTGGGCGTTCCACAGCGATCAGGCCGCCTTCCAAAATGACCGCAACCGTCAGAATCGGATCGCCTTAAGCGGTTGGCAGGTACTGAGGTTCACGTGGCTGGATCTGACGGAGCATCCGCAGCGCGTGATCGCCGAAATCGCAAGAGCTCTCCACCAGCCACGATGA
- a CDS encoding tellurite resistance/C4-dicarboxylate transporter family protein, whose product MRPDAFAAVMATGIVSIAAADHGFRVISGILIVVAAVTLPALMVMVARAWREFDMRDPNVTLALFSYIAACAVVGARLADHRIVLWLLAGMALQGWLSLMPLAVRSMWRHRWTGLRDRARGGWELAAVATSGLAVVTAELDVLFWAIIFWMLGICVYLVMTGLVLWRVRHDASSPELVQPDIWILMGGIAIATLAGDHLHHILIPGPISDGVRAVTIGTWIVATVWIPVLVYVAVRRSVGLGWPAVFPLGMYSSATYAMAVETGWRWFVTISLAFFWIAFAAWLIVAGGELLRFRRSRAADAPSDPAT is encoded by the coding sequence GTGAGACCTGATGCATTCGCGGCCGTCATGGCGACCGGAATCGTGTCGATCGCCGCTGCCGACCACGGCTTCAGAGTCATAAGTGGAATTCTCATTGTCGTCGCGGCGGTGACATTGCCGGCCTTGATGGTCATGGTGGCAAGGGCTTGGCGTGAGTTCGACATGCGCGATCCCAACGTTACGCTGGCGCTGTTCAGCTATATTGCCGCGTGCGCCGTCGTTGGGGCGCGGCTGGCCGACCATCGCATCGTGCTCTGGCTGTTGGCCGGCATGGCATTGCAGGGCTGGCTGTCGTTGATGCCGCTCGCCGTCCGATCGATGTGGCGGCACCGGTGGACGGGTCTGCGAGACCGTGCCCGCGGGGGGTGGGAACTCGCCGCGGTCGCGACGTCGGGCCTGGCGGTCGTCACGGCCGAACTTGACGTCCTCTTCTGGGCGATCATCTTTTGGATGCTCGGCATCTGCGTGTATCTGGTGATGACCGGCTTGGTGCTCTGGCGCGTTCGGCACGATGCGTCGTCGCCGGAACTGGTGCAGCCCGACATCTGGATCCTGATGGGCGGCATAGCGATTGCGACGCTGGCCGGTGATCATCTGCATCACATCCTCATCCCCGGTCCGATCTCCGACGGTGTGCGCGCGGTGACGATCGGGACGTGGATCGTGGCGACGGTGTGGATCCCGGTGCTTGTCTATGTGGCTGTCCGGAGATCGGTGGGCCTCGGCTGGCCCGCGGTCTTCCCGCTCGGCATGTACTCGTCGGCGACGTATGCCATGGCTGTTGAGACCGGCTGGCGGTGGTTCGTCACGATCTCGTTGGCGTTCTTCTGGATCGCGTTCGCGGCGTGGCTCATCGTGGCTGGTGGAGAGCTCTTGCGATTTCGGCGATCACGCGCTGCGGATGCTCCGTCAGATCCAGCCACGTGA
- a CDS encoding cytochrome P450, translated as MTSSAGALAEIDLTDLDNFANGFPHELFAVHRREAPVYWHAPTANTPDGEGFWSVATYAETLAVFRDPVTYSSVTGGARPFGGTLLQDLAVAGQVLNMMDDPRHSHIRRLVSSGLTPRMIARVEDDLRARTRRLLDDVEPCSAFDFLVDVAAELPMQMICILLGIPESERHWLFEAIEPQFDFGGSRKASIGQLTPEEAGSRMYTYGLELIASKRAAPTDDMLSVVANATVEDGLLSGSLLSEMELYLFFSLLFSAGAETTRNAVAGGLLALIDNPDEFVALRSDLEHLPTAVEEMVRWTSPSPSKRRTATRDVELAGCHIEAGQKVQIWEGSANRDPLAFANPDTFDIRRKPNPHLGFGQGVHYCLGANLARLELRVLFEELLTRFGSVRLVKPVEWTRSNRHTGIRHLVVELRP; from the coding sequence GTGACTTCGTCGGCGGGTGCGCTCGCCGAGATCGACCTCACCGATCTCGACAACTTCGCCAACGGGTTTCCGCACGAACTCTTCGCGGTGCACCGTCGCGAGGCGCCCGTCTACTGGCACGCACCTACGGCCAACACCCCCGACGGTGAGGGCTTCTGGTCTGTCGCGACGTACGCGGAAACCCTTGCGGTGTTTCGAGATCCGGTGACGTACTCGTCGGTGACCGGGGGCGCACGACCGTTCGGCGGCACGCTGCTGCAGGATCTGGCGGTCGCCGGTCAGGTCCTCAACATGATGGATGACCCGCGACACTCGCACATCCGCAGGCTCGTGAGTTCGGGCCTGACGCCACGGATGATCGCCCGTGTCGAGGATGATCTGCGCGCCCGCACCCGTCGGCTACTCGATGACGTTGAGCCGTGCAGTGCTTTTGATTTCCTGGTCGACGTGGCCGCCGAGCTGCCGATGCAGATGATCTGCATTCTGTTGGGAATTCCTGAATCCGAACGGCATTGGCTGTTCGAGGCGATCGAGCCGCAGTTCGACTTCGGAGGCTCGCGCAAGGCGTCAATCGGGCAGCTCACGCCCGAAGAGGCCGGCTCGCGGATGTACACCTACGGCCTGGAATTGATCGCGTCGAAGCGTGCGGCGCCGACCGACGACATGTTGTCGGTGGTGGCGAATGCGACTGTGGAGGACGGGCTCCTCTCTGGGTCTCTCCTTTCGGAAATGGAGCTGTACCTCTTTTTCAGCCTGCTTTTCAGCGCCGGCGCGGAGACCACCCGTAACGCCGTCGCGGGCGGGCTGCTGGCCTTGATCGACAACCCCGATGAATTCGTCGCGCTGCGTTCGGATCTGGAGCATCTGCCCACCGCCGTCGAGGAGATGGTGCGGTGGACGTCGCCGTCGCCGTCGAAGCGGCGGACCGCGACACGCGATGTGGAGCTTGCGGGATGCCATATCGAGGCTGGCCAGAAGGTGCAGATCTGGGAGGGCTCGGCGAACCGCGATCCACTGGCGTTCGCAAATCCCGATACGTTCGATATCCGGCGTAAACCGAATCCGCACTTAGGGTTCGGCCAGGGAGTGCACTACTGTCTGGGCGCGAATCTGGCTCGCCTGGAGCTACGGGTGCTGTTCGAGGAGTTGCTGACGCGGTTCGGGTCGGTGCGGTTGGTCAAGCCCGTGGAGTGGACGCGCAGTAACAGGCATACAGGTATCCGCCATCTGGTGGTCGAACTCCGGCCGTGA